In Chryseobacterium camelliae, one DNA window encodes the following:
- a CDS encoding VanZ family protein: protein MPIYWAFLTFMLLKPGEENHEYWFMFNGIDKVLHLSIFAALGFCFISAFPKIRFSYFIQIILIYAFLTEILQEEMGLGRSMETLDVVADAIGCLIGYTVYKILIKRFF from the coding sequence TTGCCCATTTATTGGGCATTTCTTACTTTTATGCTCCTGAAGCCGGGAGAGGAAAACCATGAGTACTGGTTTATGTTCAATGGCATCGATAAGGTACTGCATCTTAGTATTTTTGCAGCTTTGGGTTTTTGTTTCATATCAGCCTTTCCTAAAATCAGGTTCTCATACTTCATTCAGATCATTCTCATCTATGCTTTCCTCACCGAAATCCTGCAGGAAGAGATGGGACTGGGCAGATCCATGGAAACACTTGATGTGGTGGCAGATGCCATAGGCTGTCTGATAGGGTATACCGTTTATAAAATCCTGATCAAACGTTTCTTTTGA